One segment of Niabella beijingensis DNA contains the following:
- a CDS encoding YqgE/AlgH family protein, whose protein sequence is MTLLSPGMLLVSTAIMDDPYFKQTVVLITEYNDSGAMGFVLNRRFPRVFNELVEFRSYPPLPLYEGGPVDQEHLFFIHRCPDQISGGTVVSGTLSAGGDFKQALSYMSRAGRAEQEVRLFIGYCGWDKDELETEISAGYWLVMPVPGNTFIFSDPEHIWKALHN, encoded by the coding sequence ATGACTCTTCTTTCACCTGGTATGCTGTTGGTCAGCACTGCAATAATGGACGATCCCTATTTTAAACAGACGGTGGTACTGATCACGGAATATAATGACAGCGGTGCCATGGGCTTTGTTTTAAACAGGCGCTTTCCAAGAGTATTCAATGAACTGGTGGAGTTCCGGAGTTATCCGCCCCTTCCGTTATATGAAGGTGGCCCTGTCGACCAGGAGCATCTCTTTTTTATTCACCGCTGTCCGGATCAGATCTCCGGCGGAACGGTGGTATCCGGTACATTATCTGCCGGCGGAGACTTTAAACAAGCCCTCTCTTATATGAGCCGGGCCGGCCGGGCCGAACAGGAGGTCCGTTTATTTATCGGCTATTGCGGATGGGATAAGGACGAGCTTGAAACCGAAATATCAGCAGGCTATTGGTTGGTAATGCCGGTGCCGGGAAACACATTCATTTTTTCCGATCCGGAACATATCTGGAAAGCGCTGCATAATTAA
- a CDS encoding glycosyltransferase, with product MSEPRRKNILLAPLDWGLGHTTRCIPIINELLKNGANVLVAGNTVQQLLLKKEFSQLIYLPLEGYNVRYTTQKNRFVSHLMRQLPGLLKAIRQEHRWLRRIVKEYAIDGVISDNRFGLHHPELPAVFITHQLKIKNPLGAFMETVSRKINYRWISRFSACWIPDYPQAPGLAGDLSHPDKMPGIPCAYLGPLSRMQPLAVPGIKNRILLLLSGPEPQRSLFEKIICEQLPYIKGNIVLVRGLPEGNGPELAVPSSVVVYDHLPAATLNLELCKADVVVCRSGYSSVMDLQAIGATPVLIPTPGQTEQEYLAALLGDQKKAVTGTQDSFDLAVLLEKAKALQPVGPVLQAQALLEKAVQEFLTG from the coding sequence ATGTCTGAACCGCGCAGAAAAAATATTTTACTGGCACCTCTTGATTGGGGATTAGGTCATACAACCAGATGTATACCAATAATTAATGAATTGCTGAAAAACGGAGCGAACGTACTGGTGGCGGGCAATACAGTACAGCAGCTTCTTTTGAAAAAAGAGTTTTCACAGCTGATCTACCTGCCGCTGGAGGGTTACAATGTGCGGTACACCACGCAAAAGAATCGCTTTGTAAGCCATCTTATGCGCCAGCTGCCCGGACTGCTGAAAGCGATACGGCAGGAACACCGCTGGCTCCGCCGTATTGTAAAGGAATATGCCATTGATGGTGTGATCAGCGATAACCGTTTTGGGCTCCATCATCCGGAACTGCCTGCCGTTTTTATTACGCACCAGTTAAAAATAAAAAACCCGTTAGGCGCGTTTATGGAAACAGTTTCCCGGAAGATCAATTACCGGTGGATCAGCCGTTTTTCGGCCTGCTGGATCCCGGATTATCCGCAGGCGCCGGGACTTGCCGGAGACCTGTCGCACCCGGATAAAATGCCAGGGATCCCCTGCGCCTACCTGGGACCGCTTTCAAGAATGCAGCCGCTGGCCGTGCCAGGGATAAAGAACCGGATATTATTGCTGCTGTCTGGTCCTGAACCGCAGCGTTCGCTTTTTGAAAAGATCATCTGTGAACAGCTGCCGTATATTAAGGGGAATATCGTATTGGTGCGGGGGCTGCCGGAGGGCAATGGCCCCGAGCTGGCTGTACCTTCGTCCGTTGTGGTTTACGATCACCTGCCTGCAGCTACCCTGAACCTGGAATTATGCAAGGCGGATGTGGTGGTATGCCGGAGCGGCTATAGTTCGGTAATGGACCTGCAGGCTATCGGCGCAACGCCGGTGCTGATACCTACTCCCGGCCAAACGGAGCAGGAATATCTGGCAGCGCTGCTCGGTGATCAGAAAAAAGCAGTAACCGGAACGCAGGACAGTTTCGACCTGGCTGTTCTGCTTGAAAAAGCAAAGGCATTGCAACCGGTGGGTCCGGTTCTGCAGGCACAGGCGCTGCTGGAAAAAGCCGTACAGGAGTTTCTTACAGGATAG
- a CDS encoding SixA phosphatase family protein translates to MKTLIIIRHAKAEQGFGKDIERRLTERGLRNAAAMAKKLKDKGYTVDKIFSSNSERTMQTTRIFAEVLGIKGNNIRYFESLYLADVLGITETIGWLRENENINTLAIVGHNPGVTNFINDLTHAGIDSLPTCGVAVMEVAMDDWSSFETAKKRFIESFSPKDQ, encoded by the coding sequence ATGAAAACATTGATTATCATCCGGCATGCCAAAGCAGAACAGGGCTTTGGAAAAGATATTGAACGCAGACTGACAGAACGGGGACTCCGGAACGCGGCGGCAATGGCAAAAAAGCTGAAGGATAAAGGATATACTGTCGACAAAATCTTTTCCAGCAACTCCGAAAGGACCATGCAAACCACCCGCATCTTTGCAGAAGTACTGGGAATAAAAGGCAATAATATCCGCTATTTTGAAAGCCTCTACCTGGCGGATGTGCTGGGGATCACCGAAACCATCGGCTGGCTGCGCGAAAATGAGAACATCAACACGCTGGCCATAGTGGGCCATAACCCAGGCGTCACCAATTTTATAAACGACCTCACACATGCAGGGATCGACAGCCTGCCCACCTGTGGTGTGGCCGTAATGGAAGTGGCCATGGACGACTGGAGCAGTTTTGAAACGGCAAAGAAAAGGTTTATCGAATCGTTTTCACCAAAGGATCAGTAG
- a CDS encoding SusC/RagA family TonB-linked outer membrane protein: MKRTNVFCLLFMLFCLGFTLDSFSQTKTITGTVTDDKGTPVANVSVVLKGGTSGTSTNTEGQFSITAKTGDVLEFSSVGFKNTNATVGNQSTIAVSMQSDATSLTDVVVIGYGTARKKDLTGSVAVVDMKELKSQPAASPLEALQGKAAGVQIVNDGSPGATPQVRIRGFSTISNNDPLYIIDGMPYQGKLSWLNANDIESMQVLKDASAASIYGSRANNGVVIVTTKKGKSGPPKLNLDVYYGSQNPNRGRFPKYLNPQQFAEFLYAGYKNANLPITNDYYGSDPNNPTLPEYLLAGGTYGQKITSDMVNPSLYNYSMDGKTFYQITRANQAGTDWYRTITQNASIQNYQLTLSGGGEKANYAVSGGYMNQDGIVKYTGFKRYTIRANTNFTLLGDRLQLGENMQYSRTENQGFSTNVNTAGSYMGEGSPIGWAYRVQTIIPVYDIMGNFAGSRGNLLGNAENPLAVLYRAKDNVGTSNQFFGSAYADLKILESLHLRSTYGVRYETYNGVSVGYPNPERAEGSYDNHTFSENMGWGTDWTWSNTLTYKTRFGEKHDLTAMVGTEAVKAWGRYLTGSANGYFLMGDMNYYYMNTATSTPVAKNNDPITQPNSLFSIFGRVDYGYLDRYLISATLRRDGSSRFGPNNKYGNFPAVSLAWRVSNEEFMKSVSWVDDLKLRAGWGVTGNQSIPDFQYLKLLQASINNANYPVNGTGLGSGVWTYSYDNPDIKWEQAQSLNLGIDFTLLQHKLDGSFDWYNKKTVDMLYKLDLPAQAIGGGSSPYINLGEMSNKGFELVLNYHYSSHVSSRPFTFDAGVNFSRNINKLVSLREGVQKVNMLTNRSVIPSVIKAGLPFGAFYGYKVEGIFKTDQEIASAAQQTGAHLGGFRYADVSGPDGTPDGIIDDNDLTFIGSPHPKFIYGLNLNASYSNFDISLAFNGSQGNKIFDFTRLYTDLSLFDGSVSDRMLNAWSPENPDSDIPAPNRNRPAIELLSNSYFIQDGSYLKLKLAQIGYNFKLNGALKDRIQNLRLYVSGTNLFTITKYSGLDPEVTSSPGTYAAPGVDLGMYPMSRQYLIGLNVTF, from the coding sequence ATGAAAAGAACGAACGTTTTTTGCTTGTTATTCATGCTCTTTTGTCTAGGCTTTACTCTTGACAGTTTTAGTCAGACAAAAACAATTACAGGAACGGTTACAGACGACAAGGGAACCCCTGTCGCAAATGTTTCTGTTGTATTAAAAGGGGGCACTTCCGGCACCTCGACCAACACGGAAGGACAATTTTCGATTACAGCCAAAACAGGAGATGTGCTGGAATTTTCCAGTGTCGGATTTAAAAACACCAATGCTACGGTGGGTAACCAAAGCACGATTGCTGTAAGCATGCAGAGCGATGCTACCAGTCTTACGGATGTGGTAGTGATCGGTTACGGAACTGCGCGAAAAAAGGACCTTACGGGTTCTGTAGCTGTAGTGGACATGAAGGAGCTGAAATCCCAGCCCGCAGCCAGTCCCCTGGAAGCCTTACAGGGGAAGGCGGCAGGGGTGCAGATCGTGAACGACGGATCACCAGGGGCCACCCCCCAGGTCCGGATCCGTGGCTTCAGTACCATCAGCAACAATGATCCTTTATATATTATTGACGGGATGCCTTACCAGGGTAAGCTGAGCTGGCTGAATGCCAATGATATTGAAAGCATGCAGGTATTAAAGGATGCCTCTGCCGCTTCCATCTATGGTTCCCGGGCGAACAACGGGGTGGTGATCGTTACAACCAAGAAAGGAAAATCAGGTCCGCCGAAGCTGAACCTGGATGTGTACTACGGCAGCCAGAACCCTAACAGGGGGCGGTTTCCCAAATACCTGAACCCTCAGCAGTTTGCTGAATTTTTGTATGCCGGATATAAAAATGCCAACCTGCCTATAACAAATGATTATTATGGATCGGATCCTAACAATCCCACGCTACCGGAATACTTGCTGGCGGGCGGCACTTACGGTCAGAAAATCACTTCGGATATGGTAAACCCTTCGCTGTATAATTATTCCATGGATGGGAAAACGTTCTACCAGATCACCAGGGCCAACCAGGCGGGTACAGACTGGTACCGGACTATTACCCAGAATGCTTCCATTCAGAACTATCAACTTACATTAAGCGGTGGTGGGGAAAAAGCCAATTATGCAGTAAGCGGGGGATATATGAACCAGGACGGTATTGTGAAATACACCGGGTTTAAACGCTACACCATCCGTGCCAATACCAATTTTACACTATTGGGCGACCGCCTGCAACTGGGTGAGAATATGCAATATTCCAGGACAGAGAACCAGGGTTTTTCCACGAATGTAAATACTGCGGGAAGCTATATGGGTGAGGGGTCACCTATCGGCTGGGCGTATCGTGTTCAAACCATCATTCCTGTTTATGATATCATGGGCAACTTTGCAGGCAGCCGGGGTAATCTGCTGGGAAACGCGGAGAACCCGCTGGCCGTGCTCTACCGGGCCAAGGACAATGTGGGCACTTCTAACCAGTTTTTCGGAAGCGCTTATGCTGATCTTAAGATCCTTGAGTCCCTGCACCTGAGATCCACTTACGGTGTCCGGTACGAGACGTATAATGGTGTATCCGTAGGTTATCCGAATCCGGAACGTGCCGAAGGAAGCTATGATAACCATACCTTCAGTGAGAATATGGGCTGGGGTACAGACTGGACCTGGTCCAATACCCTTACGTATAAAACGCGGTTTGGTGAAAAACATGACCTGACAGCGATGGTAGGTACCGAGGCAGTAAAGGCCTGGGGGCGTTATCTGACCGGGTCGGCAAATGGCTACTTCCTGATGGGAGATATGAACTATTATTATATGAACACGGCAACCTCCACTCCTGTTGCCAAGAATAATGATCCTATTACGCAACCCAACTCGCTGTTCTCGATTTTCGGAAGAGTGGATTACGGATACCTGGACCGGTACCTGATCTCTGCAACCCTGCGCCGGGATGGTTCTTCACGGTTCGGGCCTAATAACAAATATGGTAATTTCCCGGCTGTGAGCCTGGCCTGGAGGGTATCGAACGAAGAATTCATGAAAAGCGTGAGCTGGGTGGATGACCTGAAATTACGCGCCGGATGGGGTGTTACCGGTAATCAGTCCATCCCCGATTTTCAGTACCTGAAATTATTGCAGGCGTCTATTAATAACGCCAACTATCCCGTTAACGGCACCGGTCTTGGCAGTGGGGTATGGACCTACAGCTATGATAACCCGGATATAAAATGGGAACAGGCCCAGTCCTTAAACCTTGGGATTGATTTTACCCTGCTGCAACATAAATTAGACGGGTCTTTTGACTGGTACAATAAAAAAACGGTGGACATGCTTTATAAGCTGGACCTGCCTGCACAGGCCATCGGCGGAGGTTCGTCTCCCTATATAAACCTGGGCGAGATGAGCAATAAAGGTTTTGAACTGGTGCTGAACTACCACTACAGCAGCCATGTCAGCAGCAGGCCCTTTACGTTTGATGCCGGTGTGAATTTTTCAAGAAACATCAATAAGCTGGTTTCACTGAGAGAAGGGGTTCAGAAAGTAAACATGCTCACCAACCGTTCTGTAATACCTTCTGTGATCAAGGCCGGGCTTCCCTTTGGAGCTTTTTATGGATACAAAGTTGAGGGGATATTCAAAACAGACCAGGAAATCGCCAGTGCTGCACAGCAGACAGGAGCCCATTTGGGTGGATTCCGTTATGCGGATGTATCCGGGCCGGATGGCACACCTGACGGCATCATTGATGATAACGACCTGACCTTTATCGGCAGCCCGCATCCGAAATTTATTTATGGTCTGAACCTGAATGCAAGCTATAGCAACTTTGACATTTCCCTTGCGTTTAACGGATCCCAGGGAAATAAGATCTTTGATTTTACACGCCTGTACACAGATCTCAGCCTGTTTGACGGATCGGTAAGCGACCGGATGCTGAACGCCTGGAGCCCGGAGAATCCCGACAGCGATATACCCGCGCCTAACCGGAACCGGCCCGCTATCGAACTGCTCTCCAACAGCTATTTTATACAGGACGGCAGCTACCTGAAATTAAAACTGGCGCAGATCGGTTATAATTTTAAACTGAACGGCGCCCTGAAGGATAGAATTCAGAATCTGAGGCTGTATGTAAGCGGCACTAACCTGTTTACCATTACCAAGTACAGCGGACTGGATCCGGAAGTTACTTCTTCTCCGGGAACCTATGCAGCTCCGGGAGTGGACCTGGGTATGTATCCGATGTCTCGTCAGTACCTGATTGGTTTAAACGTTACATTCTAA
- a CDS encoding RagB/SusD family nutrient uptake outer membrane protein yields the protein MAKKLYSAVFILFILVTVYSCGKSFLDAKPQGALAEPQLANTKGVESALIGAYGIMNGNISGTWGNYSSGPSQWLYGEVAADNAHKGSNSTDQSPMNDIELHKVNPSNDNLPTMWRVYYEGVIRCNTTLKLLSVVQSGGGEKFSEDRAKEIAAEARLLRGHYYFFLARVFKNIPYIDENMSVQEAAQVKNDKDVFPMIEADFKAAAEGLPGDYKKPLNEAGRVDKYAAEAYLGKLYLYQKRYPEALVEFKKVIQNKPALTDLAFEANFNVKTKNGQEGILVSQSIINPDGSGDNANVGDMLAGLYGNSPGGCCGFFQPSVDLVNAFKVGTDGLPYLDGSYRTNPYKSDQGLSGGAADAYKLDTTLRFDPRLDYTVGRRLVRYRDWGVVVPGWIRDQPFGGPFVAVKQSINQSDFSGNVATGTNYLNAQNINIIRLSDVYLMAAECAVETSALGDAKDWVNAVRLRAANLDPVLTGYGNPAAKYLIKTYNSFPNQDYARNAVRFERRLELALEGHRYYDLVRWGTAEEVLKSYMTFEKQYVSASQPAGFTYPDWDKGLPIPQEQIDRAQGILTQN from the coding sequence ATGGCAAAGAAATTATATAGCGCTGTATTTATTCTTTTCATTCTGGTCACGGTATATTCCTGTGGAAAATCATTCCTGGATGCCAAACCCCAGGGTGCGCTTGCAGAGCCGCAACTGGCAAATACGAAGGGAGTGGAATCTGCCCTTATCGGTGCTTATGGTATTATGAACGGAAATATCAGTGGCACCTGGGGTAACTATTCCAGCGGACCCAGTCAATGGCTGTATGGAGAGGTGGCAGCAGACAATGCGCATAAAGGCAGTAACAGTACGGACCAGTCGCCGATGAATGATATCGAGCTGCACAAAGTAAATCCGTCCAACGATAACCTCCCCACCATGTGGCGGGTGTATTATGAAGGGGTCATCCGTTGTAATACCACGCTCAAACTGCTCAGTGTGGTGCAGAGTGGCGGTGGCGAAAAATTCAGCGAGGACCGTGCTAAAGAAATAGCTGCAGAAGCAAGACTGTTACGGGGCCACTATTATTTTTTCCTGGCACGAGTGTTTAAAAACATTCCCTATATCGACGAGAATATGAGCGTTCAGGAGGCAGCGCAGGTAAAAAATGATAAGGACGTGTTCCCGATGATCGAAGCTGATTTTAAAGCGGCTGCGGAGGGATTGCCCGGCGATTATAAAAAGCCGTTGAATGAGGCTGGCCGGGTAGACAAATATGCTGCCGAGGCTTACCTGGGAAAATTATACCTCTACCAGAAAAGATATCCGGAAGCACTGGTTGAATTTAAAAAGGTAATTCAGAACAAGCCTGCCCTGACGGACCTGGCATTCGAGGCCAATTTTAATGTCAAAACAAAGAACGGACAGGAAGGGATACTTGTTTCCCAAAGCATCATTAATCCCGATGGAAGCGGGGATAACGCCAATGTAGGCGACATGCTGGCCGGCCTCTATGGAAATTCACCTGGTGGATGCTGCGGTTTTTTCCAGCCGTCCGTAGACCTGGTGAATGCCTTTAAGGTGGGTACCGATGGATTGCCCTACCTGGATGGCAGCTACCGGACCAACCCCTACAAATCAGATCAGGGGCTGAGCGGCGGTGCGGCGGATGCATATAAGCTGGACACCACCCTTCGCTTTGATCCGCGCCTGGACTATACGGTGGGCCGGAGGCTGGTACGATACCGCGACTGGGGTGTGGTGGTGCCCGGATGGATACGCGATCAGCCATTCGGAGGACCCTTTGTAGCAGTAAAACAATCGATCAACCAGTCAGATTTTAGCGGCAATGTGGCCACCGGAACAAATTATCTTAATGCGCAGAATATAAATATCATCCGGTTATCTGATGTGTACCTGATGGCCGCCGAGTGTGCGGTAGAAACAAGCGCCCTGGGGGATGCAAAGGATTGGGTGAATGCGGTACGGCTGCGCGCTGCCAATTTAGATCCGGTGTTAACAGGCTACGGGAACCCCGCTGCCAAGTATCTGATAAAAACCTATAACTCATTCCCCAACCAGGATTATGCGCGGAATGCAGTGCGGTTTGAACGAAGGCTGGAACTGGCGCTGGAAGGACATCGCTATTATGACCTGGTACGCTGGGGCACAGCTGAAGAAGTGCTGAAGTCATATATGACCTTCGAAAAGCAATACGTATCTGCGTCTCAGCCTGCAGGGTTCACCTACCCCGACTGGGATAAGGGCCTGCCCATTCCGCAGGAACAGATCGATCGCGCGCAGGGGATATTGACACAGAATTAA
- a CDS encoding amidophosphoribosyltransferase, producing the protein MSDPIKHECGLAFVRLRKPFSHYLKQHGTVMWGLNKLYLLMEKQHNRGQDGAGIASVKLNVEPGYPFLHRMRSAEPQAISGLFKTIAEEVDELCRYNPDALKHPGLMKGHIKFLGELLLGHLRYGTQGKNNADFCHPFIKRNTVPGRNLALAGNFNLVNTTELFEKLNIVPGNFQKQSDLAAMMEIVHHYLIEADKKSPGNVAIKDVLQEVIPMFDGGFTVGGITGEGIGFVFRDPHGIRPCYYYIDDEVIVAASERAAIRTTFNVGENEVKELMPGNALMVNSDGTYEIAEVVTPGERRACSFERIYFSRGSDEKIYKERKALGFNLSEQVLKAIDFDLKNTIFSYIPNTAEVAFLGLHKGMQLYLNKIKIERIMSWGKDYDEEKLSEMINRRIRIDKIAIKDVKMRTFITEDASRNEMVQHVYDITYGTVRPGIDTIVVIDDSIVRGTTLKESIIKMLSRLQPKKIIVVSSCPQIRYPDCYGIDMSKMGDFIAFNAAVNVLKDKGNESLLDELWQKCKTLKEQNLLDTENVVQQLYKGSTVEEITDKIAEMITPAGLDIPVQVIFQSIEDLHKACPNNLGDWYFTGNYPTRGGNRVVNQAFMNYMEGKNERGY; encoded by the coding sequence ATGAGTGATCCTATAAAGCATGAATGCGGTTTGGCTTTTGTACGGCTCCGCAAACCTTTTTCTCACTATCTAAAACAGCATGGAACCGTAATGTGGGGGCTGAACAAGCTTTACCTCCTTATGGAAAAGCAGCACAACCGCGGACAGGACGGTGCCGGCATTGCCAGTGTAAAGCTGAATGTGGAACCGGGCTATCCTTTTTTGCACCGGATGCGCAGTGCAGAGCCGCAGGCGATCTCTGGTCTGTTTAAAACCATTGCAGAGGAAGTAGATGAGTTATGCCGCTATAACCCGGATGCCCTAAAGCATCCCGGCCTGATGAAGGGGCATATCAAATTCCTTGGAGAGTTGCTGCTCGGGCATCTCCGCTACGGTACACAGGGGAAGAACAATGCCGATTTTTGTCATCCGTTTATAAAAAGGAACACGGTCCCCGGAAGGAACCTGGCACTGGCGGGGAATTTTAACCTGGTGAACACGACCGAACTCTTCGAGAAGTTAAACATTGTTCCGGGTAATTTCCAGAAACAGAGCGACCTGGCCGCCATGATGGAGATCGTGCACCATTACCTCATTGAAGCCGATAAGAAAAGCCCCGGTAATGTCGCGATCAAAGATGTATTGCAGGAAGTGATCCCGATGTTTGACGGCGGATTTACGGTAGGCGGTATCACGGGTGAAGGCATCGGATTTGTATTCCGGGATCCGCATGGCATACGCCCCTGCTATTATTATATTGATGATGAGGTGATCGTAGCTGCTTCTGAACGCGCCGCCATCCGCACCACGTTTAATGTGGGGGAAAACGAGGTAAAAGAATTAATGCCGGGCAATGCACTCATGGTTAACTCCGACGGCACCTATGAGATCGCTGAAGTGGTAACACCCGGCGAACGCAGGGCCTGCAGCTTTGAACGGATCTATTTCTCACGCGGCAGCGACGAAAAGATCTATAAGGAACGTAAGGCACTTGGATTTAACCTGAGCGAACAGGTACTGAAAGCCATTGACTTTGATTTAAAGAACACGATCTTCTCTTATATTCCCAATACGGCAGAAGTGGCCTTCCTCGGGCTTCACAAAGGCATGCAGCTCTATCTGAACAAAATCAAGATCGAGCGGATCATGAGCTGGGGTAAGGACTATGATGAGGAGAAGCTGAGTGAGATGATCAATCGCCGCATCCGGATCGATAAGATCGCCATCAAGGATGTAAAGATGCGCACTTTTATAACAGAAGATGCCAGCCGGAACGAGATGGTGCAGCACGTTTATGATATCACCTACGGTACGGTGCGCCCGGGCATTGACACAATTGTGGTTATTGACGACTCTATTGTAAGAGGCACCACGCTGAAAGAAAGCATCATTAAAATGCTTTCCCGGCTGCAACCCAAAAAGATCATTGTGGTCTCTTCCTGTCCGCAGATCCGTTATCCCGATTGCTATGGCATCGATATGAGCAAGATGGGCGATTTTATCGCCTTTAATGCTGCAGTAAATGTGCTGAAGGACAAAGGCAATGAATCGCTGCTGGATGAGCTGTGGCAAAAATGCAAGACACTGAAGGAGCAAAACCTGCTGGATACAGAAAATGTGGTGCAGCAATTATATAAGGGCAGCACCGTGGAAGAGATCACCGACAAAATTGCCGAGATGATCACTCCTGCCGGGTTAGACATCCCGGTACAGGTGATCTTCCAGAGCATTGAAGACCTGCATAAAGCCTGTCCCAATAACCTGGGCGACTGGTACTTTACCGGTAACTATCCCACACGGGGAGGTAACCGCGTGGTGAACCAGGCATTTATGAACTATATGGAGGGAAAGAACGAAAGGGGATATTGA